The following coding sequences are from one Plasmodium coatneyi strain Hackeri chromosome 11, complete sequence window:
- a CDS encoding N-acetylglucosaminylphosphatidylinositol deacetylase has translation MQQLSYPCACACAWTGVVLLLGGVYYFIWHYLSQRKKQLPNWLQEKGNVAFIIAHPDDEIMFFFPTIKLLFDKKKKEEIFLLSLSNGDFYGQGKIREKELYHVWSYLGGVKNNCKVMNDPDVQDGSAFWNEKHLVDILADYCTQYNIRNVLTFDSYGVSGHPNHISTHGSVRLLSKRMGIKVLTLHSTHLIVKYLGMFSLPFLLHKKFLTFRFNPVLLLRLMYLYRSQFVYYRILFCLFSQYAYYNTFDLIT, from the exons ATGCAACAACTTTCATACCCATGTGCATGCGCATGCGCATGGACGGGCGTCGTCCTCCTCTTGGGTGGAGTGTATTACTTCATTTGGCATTATCTAagtcaaagaaaaaagcaacttCCCAATTGGTTgcaagaaaagggaaacgtTGCCTTCATAATTGCTCACCCAGATGATGaaattatgtttttttttccaaccatAAAATTACTAtttgataagaaaaaaaaagaagagatttttcttctgtcTCTTTCAAATGGGGATTTTTATGGTCAGGGAAAAATCCGAGAAAAGGAATTGTACCATGTTTGGTCCTACCTAGGGGGGGTCAAAAACAACTGCAAAGTTATGAATGACCCGGATGTGCAAGACGGTTCGGCCTTCTGGAATGAGAAACATCTTGTGGACATCCTAGCAGACTACTGCACACAGTATAACATAAGAAAC GTTCTAACGTTTGACAGCTACGGAGTGTCTGGCCACCCTAACCATATTAGCACCCATGGGAGTGTGCG ATTGTTGTCCAAGCGGATGGGCATAAAAGTGCTTACCCTACATTCGACCCATTTGATAGTTAAATACTTGGGCATGTTTTCCCTACCCTTTCTCTTACACAagaa ATTTCTGACGTTTCGGTTTAATCCCGTCTTACTGCTACG GTTGATGTACCTCTACAGGTCCCAGTTCGTGTATTACCGCATTTTGTTTTGCCTCTTCTCTCA GTACGCCTACTACAACACCTTCGACTTGATCACCTAA